A portion of the Achromobacter sp. MFA1 R4 genome contains these proteins:
- a CDS encoding fimbrial protein: MRSWLALAAAALTAALGSDAARAATEDVQIKFTGRYVPLSCTVQAGAETMTVTLPTVSVQSLSAPGNTAGSTRFEIPIECVGTPATVRAYFQSGPTSDMTGRLNPQAVSPGVAAQGVQVELLNESGSVIRVGDRDSVTPIEADGVSGPLLLVYYARYYGTGGATAGQVSTYVNYVLDIP; this comes from the coding sequence ATGCGTTCCTGGCTCGCGCTGGCCGCGGCGGCGTTGACGGCCGCGCTTGGGTCGGACGCGGCGCGCGCCGCCACGGAAGACGTGCAGATCAAGTTCACGGGACGCTACGTGCCCTTGAGCTGCACCGTGCAGGCCGGCGCCGAGACCATGACGGTGACCCTGCCCACGGTGTCGGTCCAGTCCCTGTCCGCGCCCGGCAACACCGCCGGATCGACGCGGTTCGAGATACCCATCGAGTGCGTGGGCACGCCCGCCACGGTGCGCGCGTACTTCCAGTCGGGACCGACTTCGGACATGACCGGACGCCTGAACCCGCAGGCCGTGTCGCCCGGCGTCGCGGCGCAGGGTGTGCAAGTCGAGCTGCTGAACGAATCGGGCAGCGTGATCCGGGTGGGCGACCGTGACAGCGTGACGCCCATCGAGGCCGACGGCGTCAGCGGTCCGCTGCTGCTCGTCTATTACGCGCGCTATTACGGCACGGGCGGCGCCACGGCGGGCCAGGTCAGCACCTACGTGAACTACGTGCTCGATATTCCATGA
- a CDS encoding DotU family type IV/VI secretion system protein, translating to MTQAVRAGADPDLFLHTPMLDETLLHLAVLDRHARLGPLHAWRARCVALMAEVDGALLARNVTPEQAHRLRLSHALLLDDATLASCPEPMRKEWQDATLCRIELGEPDAADVVLAHLDALARHPDRGGAWLNWYARLFAAGLLRRRPDAIQRCRQVNERLREAWPWACGEEQGSD from the coding sequence ATGACGCAGGCCGTGCGTGCCGGCGCGGATCCGGACCTGTTCCTGCATACGCCGATGCTGGACGAGACCTTGCTGCACCTGGCGGTGCTGGACCGGCATGCCCGCCTTGGTCCCCTGCACGCCTGGCGCGCGCGCTGCGTCGCCCTGATGGCCGAGGTCGATGGCGCGCTGCTGGCGCGCAACGTGACGCCGGAGCAGGCGCACCGCCTTCGCCTGTCGCATGCGCTGCTGCTGGACGATGCCACGCTGGCCTCCTGTCCCGAGCCGATGCGCAAGGAATGGCAAGACGCCACGCTGTGCCGGATCGAACTGGGCGAACCCGATGCGGCGGACGTGGTGCTGGCGCACCTGGACGCCCTGGCGCGCCATCCTGACCGCGGCGGGGCCTGGCTGAACTGGTACGCGCGGCTCTTTGCCGCGGGGCTGTTGCGGCGGCGTCCGGACGCGATCCAGCGCTGCCGCCAGGTGAACGAACGGCTGCGCGAAGCATGGCCGTGGGCATGCGGCGAGGAGCAGGGAAGTGACTGA